A window of Candidatus Tectomicrobia bacterium genomic DNA:
GACGACCCGCGGGACGTCATGGCGGACATGGGAATCGTGGACTCGCAGATCAGCGGGCAGGGGAATGATTTCCTGTGGCGCCAAGTGACCGACGCCGAGAAGTTTATCGATATGGTGTCCCGCATGAGGCAGAAAAGCCACGGTAACCGGCCGATCCGCACGCGCGACATCACGGTGACGGGCTGCTCCTTGGGGGGGTTTCTCACACAGGCCGTCACCGTCCGAAAGAGAACCCTCAAGGGGATCACCTTCAACGCCCCGGGCGCCCTGAAATTCGTCTCGGGTCCCGGTTCCGCCGGCATGGCGGCGGTCTCCGCCGCGACGCGCGGCATGGTCGACAACCACCGGCGGGACAGCGACCCCGTCGGGAACTCCGGGCGGCACGTCGGGCGCGTATGGAAGTACCCCGACTACGTGCGGCGGGCCACCTACGTCAGCAAGCCCGGCTGCGGCAAGGGCAATTTCGCAGACCCGCGGAACGGGGGCGAGTGCTGGTCGTGCGAGGGCTGGAACCGGACGGCGTTCCACGCCGTGGACAGCGGCAAGGCCTGCGCGAGGACGGTGGCCGCCTCCTACCACAGGGCGGAGAAGAAGCGGCAGAACACGCACGTCGGCCAAGGCTGCCCCCGCGGGGAATTCTGGGACGTCAAGGGCGGACACGGGGTCCTCGGCGCCTGCTACTCTTGCGACGGGAACAAGCGGACGGTGTTCGCCGTGGACAGCGACAAGGCCTGCGAGCGCCCGGCCTACGAAACCTTCAAGCGGGCCAAGTTCATCCGAAAGTCCGCTCTTTGCCCGAGCGGAAGCTTCTTCGACCCCCGCAATCTGGGAGAGTGCTGGTCCTGCCCCAAGGGGTTCGACCGCGGAACGGCGCCGGTGGACAAGCCCAACGCCTGCCTCCCGCCCAATTTCCGCGTGGAAAACCACAAGTGCGACGGTTTTTACGTCGACATCTCCCGGGGAATGAAGGGAGTCCCCGTGGCGGAAAAATAGACGGGGGCGGCGGGAGGCCCCGCCCCCCATTCCGCGCGCGGCCGGGCGGATTTCCCGGCCCGCGAGAAGGTCGCGGGCGCGCCGCAAAGATGGTTCGTTCGGGGAATCGCGGGAAGCGAAAAAAGGGAGGAGCGATGGAAAAAATAATCTGCACGGCTTATATGGCCGCAGCGGCTTTTTCCGCTATCTTGCTGTTCACCGTCTCGGGCCCGGCCGAGGGAGCGACCCTCTTCTCCTGCGGCAAGGGCAGCTTCTACGACCCCCGCGACAAAGGCGAATGCTGGACCTGCGAGGGCTGGAACCGCACGGCGTACGCTGTGACCGACGGCAAGTCCTGCTCCCGGTGGGTCCCCGAGCACCTTTACCGCGCCACCCGGCATCAGAAGGCCAAGGGGCTCTCCTGCCCGAAGGGGCAGTTCTTTGACCTCTACGACGGGGGCGCGTGTTGGTCGTGCGGCGGCGGGGGGCACCGGACGGCCTACCACATCAACTCCACCAAGGCCTGCTCGAAGCCGGGCTACGAGCAGTTCAAGCACGCGAAGCACGTCGCGCCCGTGAGCACCTGCGGCGGCAAGGGCAAGCGCCCCTGCTACCTCATCGAGAGGGTCCCCTCCTGCGACAAGGGCCTCTACGAGAATTTCAAGGACAACCGGTGCGATACGCTTCCTCCCGGGAAGAACGCGGTATCCGCCTCGGTCGACTCCATGGACAGGGCGGTCCACAGCGTGAACAAGAGTTGCGCGGGCTTCCTGAATGCCATGGGCGATGAATCGGCCATGACCGCGGCGAAGTTTTATCATCTCGGGGCGACGGGCGAACTGGCCCTGAGGGGCTCCAACCACTTCGTAACGGGCTTCTACTGCGGGGTGTTCCCCTACGCGAGCGGTATCCTGCAGGAAGTCTCGTTCGTGGCCAATGCGCCCGAGATGTTCAAGCAAGGCGCGAAGGAGGCGCAGAAGCGGAAGGCACAGTATGCGAAGGCCTTCGATCACGCCTACTGGCATAAACCCTGCCTGGACCTGAAAGCCGGCTACCGGGAGCTGTGCGCCATCGTCGAGGCGCTCCCGCAGAAGGCCGCGGCGGACTGCGTAAGCGGGTTGTGGACGAAGGTCCGAAACGAAATTTATCAGGCGGGGCTGAAGAAGAACACGCAACCCGACCCGGAGCCATATATGCAGGCCATGGAATTGGCTGGGAACATATATTTTGCCGAAAAGGTCGACGAGGTATTCGCTCTGGCCGAGCTAGCCGCCGCCGTTGCAACCGAAGGAACGTCCGAGGCGGTGACCGTGGCGCAGAGAATCAAGAAAGTATACGACTTTCTCAAGAAGATCCGCACGGCGTACAGAATCGTCATGAAGGTCCATAGCGCAACGAACGACATGCGGGCCGAGCTGAACACCGTGCCCGCCTGCCGGCCGCTCATCAACTAGGCGGAGAGGTTCGGCTCTTTCGTCATATGATGCCGCACTCGCAGGCGTGGGAGGAGGATCTCCTGAGATGTTTTGAAGAGTGGGGCCCGGCGTTCGTCTCCTCTCCGACCTCGACATGGTTTTTTGATGGGGGCAGCGTGCCCATGAGGGTAATCACGCTCCTTCTCCTGCTGGCTGGTTTGGGTGGGTGTGTCACGCCCGCCCCGAAAACAACTAGGGAGTTCCGCTACGCCTGCGCGGAGGGCAAGTCCTTCGTGGCTGTGTACGCGGCAGACGGAAAGAGCGCCATCCTGCGCTTCCCCGGAGTGGCCGATCCCATGGTGCTCCCCCGCGCCATCTCCGGCTCGGGCGCGCGCTACGGCGACGGCACCACGACGTTGTGGATTAAGGGACGCACGGGGTTCATCGAATCCGGGAAGGAGAGAATCTACCGGGATTGCCGGACCGATTGATCGATGGGCAACTCTTCGAAACCCACCGTTGCCACGGCAAAAGCGGCAACCAGAAATGGACCTTGGTCGCGGTGCCCTGAGGCAGCCTGACGCGCCCCCTGCGGATCTCCCAACCTCCCCCTCTCCGCCTCGCCATCCCCGGCGCCTCCTGCTAGGTTCGTGGGGGCGTATCGCACCCATGCCTTGGCGTCGGTTTTGTCCTCATGAGGAGCCCTCGATGCTGTTCAACCGCGAGCGGGCGCTGGAGCTGATGGAGCGCCACCGCCTCGACGCCCTGGTGGCGTCCTCCCGCCACAACGTCTTCTACCTGGGCGGGCTGAGCGGCTGGGCCCAGGCCACCTACGGCGACTCGGCGACCGAGACCTTCGCCGTCTTCTTCCGCCGGGAGGATCGGCCCCCGGCCCTGATCGTCTCCCGCCAGGACGAGACCTACTACGCCGCCGAGGGCTCCTGGATCGGGGACGCGCGGGGCTACGGCCCCCCCTCGGCGATGGAAATCCCCGCCGGCGAGAAGCCCCGGACGCCCGAGGAGGAGCGCCTCCTGCGCCTGCTCCCGGGCGGGGGCGCCCCCCGCGAGGGGAACCCGGCGGCGGCCCTCCTGCGGGTCCTCGGGGACCGGGGGCTCTCGAAGGGCCGCCTCGCCCTCGACGAGGAGGGGGTGAGGCCCGCCACCCGGGCCCGGCTCGCGGACGCCCTCCCCGGCGCCGAGTGGCTGGACGGGGCGGGGCTCTTCCGCCTCATCCGGCTCCAGAAGACGGACGAGGAGGCCGGGCGCATCCGGGCGGCGGCGATGGCGAACGAGCGGGCGGTCGAGGCCTTCCACGCCGCCCTGGCCGAGGGCCGGAGCGAGAAGGAGGTGGCCCTGCACTACTACCGCCGGGTGGCCGAGGAGGGGGGCCGGTGGAGCTGGCTCCACCTGGCGGGGGGCCGGCGCTCGGCCACCATCTTCCCGCCCTCGGACTACCGCTTCCGGCGCGGGGACCTCTTCTTCTTCGACGCCGGGATGCGGCTGGGCGGCTACTGCGCCGACGTGGGGGGCTGCGGCGCCTTCGGGGAGCCCACGGCGGAGCAGCGGCGGAATTACCAGGCCATCCGGGCGGGGCTGGAGTCCGCCTTCTCGGTCATCAAGGAGGGAGCGAAGCCCTCGGAGATCTTCCGGGCGGCGGTGGCCGGGGCGCGCAAGGGGGGGATGCCCGGCTACGGCGGGGCCTTCTGCGGCCACACCATGGGCATCGAGGCGCGCGAGTTCCCCTACACCCTGAGCGAGCCCTCCCCGGTTTCCGATCCCTTCCTCCCCCCGACGAGCGACGTGCCCCTCCCGGCCGGAGCGGTGCTCTCGGTGGAGCTCCCCTCGGGGCGCTTCGGGCAGGGAGGCGTCCACTCGGAGTTCACCGTCCGGGTCACCCGGGACGGCTTCGAGCACCTGGGCGCGCCCGAGCGGAGCTTCCACATCGTGTGAGGGGAGGATTCCAGGGAACGGTGTGGCATTCCGTAGGGGCGGCCCCCTGTGGCCGCCCCTATCGCCTGAGAACGAGGGGCAGGCATCAAATTTGGGGTCCCCGCGCGGCGAGCCGCGCGGGGCGGGGGGGCCTGCCCCTACTAGGCCTCCCGTTTATCGGCGACAGGCCGCGAATCTGCTATGCTGGCGGGAGCGCTCGCCGTCGGGAGCGTGCCTTCTGTCTCCGGCCGGATGAGGAGGGCCGAGCGAATGGACAAGAAAGCCCAATTCTCCCTTTTGTACTTCCTCTTCATCTTCCTCATCATGTACCTGATCCAGTCGCTCTTCTTCCAGGGCGCGCAGTTCCAGCGCATCTCCTACAACGAGTTCCGCCGGCTCGTCCGCGAGGCGAAGGTGGAGCGGGTGGACATCCTCTCCGACCGCCTGCGCGGCCGCCTCAAGGCCACGGACGCCAACGGCCAGAAGCGCATGTTCGAGACCCCCCGGGTGGAGGACTCGAACCTCATCCCCCTCCTCGAGCAGGCGAACGTCACCTTCCAGGGCCAGTACGAGCCGCCCTGGGTCGTCACCTTCATCAGCACCTGGATCCTGCCCCTCGCCATCCTGTTCACCATCTACGCCTTCGTCCTGCGGCGGATGGGGCCGGGCCAGGGGGTGATGGCCTTCGGTCGCAACAAGGCCAAGATCTACGCCGAGAAGGGGGTGGGGATCCGCTTCACCGACGTGGCCGGGGTGGACGAGGCCAAGGAGGAGCTGGCCGAGGTGGTGGACTTCCTCAAGAACCCGGACCGCTACCTCCGCCTGGGCGGGAAGATCCCCCGGGGCGTCCTCCTGGTGGGGCCTCCCGGCTGCGGCAAGACGCTGCTCTCCAAGGCGGTGGCGGGGGAGGCCGGGGTGCCCTTCTTCAGCATCAGCGGCTCGGAGTTCGTCGAGATGTTCGTGGGGCTGGGGGCCGCGCGGGTGCGCGATCTCTTCGCCCAGGCGATGGAGAAGGCCCCTTGCATCGTCTTCATCGACGAGCTGGACGCGCTCGGCAAGGCGCGGGGGATGAGCGGCATCATGGGCGGACACGACGAGCGCGAGCAGACCCTCAACCAGCTCCTGGTGGAAATGGACGGCTTCGACACCCGCAAGGGCGTCATCATCCTGGCGGCCACGAACCGGCCCGAGATCCTGGACTCGGCCCTCCTGCGCCCGGGCCGCTTCGACCGGCAGGTGCTCGTGGATCGGCCCGACCTTGAGGGCCGCAAGCAGATCCTCAAGGTCCACGTCCGCAAGATCGTGCTCGCCCCGGGCGTGGACGTGGACCGCATCGCCGAGATGACGCCCGGCCTCTCGGGGGCGGACCTGGCCAACCTCGCCAACGAGGCGGCGCTCCGCGCCGCGCGGCATAACCGCAACTCCGTCGCCATGGAGGACTTCGAGGAGGCCTTCGAGCGCCTCGCGGCGGGCCTCGAGAAGAGGTCCCGCATCATGACGCCCGAGGAGCGCAAGCGGGTGGCCTACCACGAGCTGGGGCACGCCATGGTGGCCGAGCTCGTGGGGACGGCGGACCCGGTCCAGAAGGTTTCGGTCATCCCGCGCGGCATCGGCGCCCTGGGCTACACCCTCCAGAGGCCCACCGAGGACCGCTATCTCCTCTCCCGCACCGAGCTGGAGGACCGCATCGCCGTCCTCCTGGCCGGCCGGGCCGCCGAGGAGGAGATCTTCGGCGAGGTTTCCACCGGGGCCCAGAACGATCTCCAGCGGGCGACCGATATCGCGCGCTCCATGGTCACCGAGTTCGGGATGAGCGCGCGCTTCGGGCCCCAGTCCCTGCGCACCGAGTCCCGGCCCCTCTTCCTGGGGAACACCTTCTCCCCGCAGACGGGCCCCTCGGGCATCAGCGAGGTCACCCTGCGCGAGGTGGATCAGGAGGTCGAGAAGATCATCTCCGCCGCCTACCAGCGCTCGCAGAACATCCTCCGCGACCGGCGGGGGGACCTGGAGAAGCTCACCCTCCGCCTCCTGGAGCAGGAGACCCTGAGCGGGGACGGCCTGCGGGCGGCGCTGGGCGTCGAGCGTGCGCGCCGCGAGCGGGTCACCGCCGCCTCCCAGGCGCAGGCGGGCTAGCGGGCCGCCGTGCCGCTGCGCATCGGCATCCTCTGCCCGAGCTTTCCGCCCGGCGAGCGGCCCTGCGGCGTCGGGGACTTCACCCGGCGCCTCGCCTCCGCGCTGGCCGAGGGCGGGACGGAGATCGCCGTCCTCACCGGGACGGGCTACCGGGGGGCGGAGCGCATACCCGGCGGCAAGGTGCGCGGGATCGCCCGCGAGTGGGGGCCGCGAGCGCTTGGGGCCGTGGCCGCCGCCTGCCGGGAGGAGGGCGCCCACGCCCTCCTCGTCCAGTACGCCCCGGACCTCTACCCGCCCGGCCCGGGATGGATCAACTCTCTTCCGCTCGCCATGCGGGCGCTCTCGCCCGGCATCCCGGCCGTCGTCT
This region includes:
- a CDS encoding aminopeptidase P family protein is translated as MLFNRERALELMERHRLDALVASSRHNVFYLGGLSGWAQATYGDSATETFAVFFRREDRPPALIVSRQDETYYAAEGSWIGDARGYGPPSAMEIPAGEKPRTPEEERLLRLLPGGGAPREGNPAAALLRVLGDRGLSKGRLALDEEGVRPATRARLADALPGAEWLDGAGLFRLIRLQKTDEEAGRIRAAAMANERAVEAFHAALAEGRSEKEVALHYYRRVAEEGGRWSWLHLAGGRRSATIFPPSDYRFRRGDLFFFDAGMRLGGYCADVGGCGAFGEPTAEQRRNYQAIRAGLESAFSVIKEGAKPSEIFRAAVAGARKGGMPGYGGAFCGHTMGIEAREFPYTLSEPSPVSDPFLPPTSDVPLPAGAVLSVELPSGRFGQGGVHSEFTVRVTRDGFEHLGAPERSFHIV
- a CDS encoding ATP-dependent metallopeptidase FtsH/Yme1/Tma family protein, whose protein sequence is MDKKAQFSLLYFLFIFLIMYLIQSLFFQGAQFQRISYNEFRRLVREAKVERVDILSDRLRGRLKATDANGQKRMFETPRVEDSNLIPLLEQANVTFQGQYEPPWVVTFISTWILPLAILFTIYAFVLRRMGPGQGVMAFGRNKAKIYAEKGVGIRFTDVAGVDEAKEELAEVVDFLKNPDRYLRLGGKIPRGVLLVGPPGCGKTLLSKAVAGEAGVPFFSISGSEFVEMFVGLGAARVRDLFAQAMEKAPCIVFIDELDALGKARGMSGIMGGHDEREQTLNQLLVEMDGFDTRKGVIILAATNRPEILDSALLRPGRFDRQVLVDRPDLEGRKQILKVHVRKIVLAPGVDVDRIAEMTPGLSGADLANLANEAALRAARHNRNSVAMEDFEEAFERLAAGLEKRSRIMTPEERKRVAYHELGHAMVAELVGTADPVQKVSVIPRGIGALGYTLQRPTEDRYLLSRTELEDRIAVLLAGRAAEEEIFGEVSTGAQNDLQRATDIARSMVTEFGMSARFGPQSLRTESRPLFLGNTFSPQTGPSGISEVTLREVDQEVEKIISAAYQRSQNILRDRRGDLEKLTLRLLEQETLSGDGLRAALGVERARRERVTAASQAQAG
- a CDS encoding MliC family protein — translated: MRVITLLLLLAGLGGCVTPAPKTTREFRYACAEGKSFVAVYAADGKSAILRFPGVADPMVLPRAISGSGARYGDGTTTLWIKGRTGFIESGKERIYRDCRTD